The following nucleotide sequence is from Citrus sinensis cultivar Valencia sweet orange chromosome 6, DVS_A1.0, whole genome shotgun sequence.
TTAATAGATaccatttgatattttaatttaccattttaattcaattaatgtaGTTTCCATAAAATTCAAGGGTGCCAATAGATATTTCACTTCTTGAATGTATGTTGCGTTACACGTAACCTAGGTTTGGCCATTTGATAATcgtatgttattatttaaaaaaataaaaagaacattggaaagaatgaaaaatagatgtataattgataaaagaagGCAAATACATCCATAAACATAAAGAATATAAGGACTCGTGTGAAATTCGCcagaagaaaaaagacaaaaaacgTAAGTTACGCTTAACGTAACTTAGAGGCACCCATATATTAgatgataaattataaaatttaaaggtaaaattttttataacttttaagtgtAATTGACGCATtacttaaaattcaaattaaaatttagatgtTGAGAATCTTGAGATAGACTCTCATAATCACAATTTTCCATCCTATCGGCTTGACAGTTTAActtgaaaaagtttttaagaaataaaaaaaaaaagtaggcAGCCAAACTACTCCGCCATTACAACCGCCATTCTTCACCTCCTGTTGTCGATTAAAACCTTAAACCCTAGCTCGACTATAGGGGCTTTTATTACCGACGATATTCATGTCCATTAAAActtgataattaaatcaaccaaaaaaaataaataaagggaGAAATTTTGCAGGCAAGTGGCGTGGTAGCTACATCCGGTGGCCATGGAAACGGGAACCTCAAGCAAAGAAGATGCGCCTGTTTTTCTCGACCGCAGTAGTCGAGTAACCAGAGGAAAAAggttcatttttcaaattttgaagttattatgtttttgcaactcccccttttcttttttaagacagataaataaaataaaataaaatgaaattgtttcaGGATGAACAAGTTGcttgatgatgaaaatgaagaggaTGAGGCGTTCTGGAATCAGGATGCTCTTAAAGAGGTATTTGATCACTCGTTCGTTTGCTTTCTcattgtacttttttttttttttacattatcaACTTTTTGCTGtgcaaatatttaatttttatcattttttgtgAGTGAAGTAGACTTCAGCAGCTAGAGTTATGTTTctggaagaaaattaaatatttactaaacTTTTTTGGCTGTGTCAATTGCACTTTGAAATGCACCCTTCTTCACCATTCTCTGAATAATTGTTTTTGATCTATATAAGAAGGGTATCCTTTAAATGTCTCACTGCTTGTCCCATTTTTTCTTATGTTTTATCAGGAAGAGAACGATGATAATTATGAAGAAGAGCAGGAGATTGCTGATGAGTTTGATAGTGACTTTGATGAAGATGTGAGTAATTGTGCCGTTATACTAAGATTCTTACATGTCTTTTGTGTtctaattttacaatttttgtaTCTATGGtctaatttgatttgattttgctgGTATTAGGAGCCTGAGCCTGATGAAGAAGTGGAAAATGAAGTAGATGAAAGGTTTAGCTTCTCTTAGCTAAGCGAAatgaatgattttaaaatatcattttttttgggtctgtTCTTGAGAGTTATGTGTTTTCTTTTAGGGTGTGGACGAAGAAACGACTAATATTTCCTGGAAAGCCTttgacaaagaagaaaaagaaaaaaaagattctttcaaaattagatAGTCCTGACAAAGATGTTAAATCAAATGAACAGTCTATCCTCCCTGAAAATCATGATGTCCCTAACGATGTGGAAGGTGAGAGAATAATAAGAAAGTCCACCAGAACTGCTGTGGTGGTTAGACAAGCCGAGAGGGATGCTATACGTGCAGCTCTACAAGCAACAATGAAGGTTAGTTCTCTATTGGGATGTTCTTTGTTTTAGAGTCGAAACATTACTtgtttatacattttttttttattgctaaTACTTGGGGAAGATTTCGTTGCATTCATAGTTTGACCATGTTCTTTTGAAgctttcttgaattgtctTTGTAGAAATGATTATAGCATGGCAATCACGTGTGCCTGTCTGTGTATTTTTTGAAAGTTTGGCAATATTAAACTTGATAGAAATGATCGAGGTAGATGTAAACACATTAATAGTTTTCTAGTAGTTGTGAATTTAAAGTGTTGGGTTTAATTTAAGAACGGCGTAACTTCCCCTCAGCTTAATGTgctttaagttttttaatgatttcatgtaattccttctctttCATGTGCTTTGTTTGATAACTCTTTAGGATTGGACACTCAGAAAACTAAATGGGGCAAGGTGTTTGAGTATATATAAGCATATTCTTTCTAGGATACATCATACATTAAATGTTCCTTCGGATTGGTCTCGATTTGACAGATTCGTCAGATGGAAGAGGAAGCCACATTTGCCTTTTGAGGTGTTAAATAGAGAGGTTTTTCAACTGAAACTTTTGTCAGAAAAAGTGAATCTTGGGGAAATTGAGACTGGGTAGTCGGGAAGGTCTGTAGAGAACTAACCATCATGCCAGTTTCATTTGTCTGAGAACTTGATTTGCTGTTACTATGTGCAACCCATTACAGCGACAATCGAACTCTCAAAAATGGCAGCCTTTCAATTTTCTATGTAAATACAacatttacaaagaaaaagtaagaTAACTGTTATACACAAGCTGATACATGCTTTATTAGCTTTTGGAATCTTTTTGGCTGTAAGCTCACTttaaatgtttattatttatctaaaaGAGAGTTCATTTTAGATATCAGATAATCATTTACTAATAAGGTTCACATCCTTGATAGTTATGTTATGCTTATTTTGGGATATTATTTTGATAGGAACTGTACAAACTGCATGGACTGGATGAGTCCTACAGAACTTGGCTGCTTAAGCCCATGTGAATACTACATCTTTCGGTCCTTTGAGAGTTTTGGACATCTGAACTGGAGAGAAAATACTTGAGAAAATTGTGAAAGGAATGTCGTTATTTGCATATGAGCCTGTCTGTAAAACCCTCATGTTTATTTAAAGACAATAACTCTTAAATTGGTGTCTATAAATGTCTATTTACTCAATCAGTTGGGTAGACTACTCAACTTGACCAGTGGAGTGTTATAAGGGCTGTTGATAAATTCATCTTATTCATGTTTTAGATAAAGCATATTCCTGTTAATGATGGGTATTTAGAATATTCTTATGATGATAGTATTATTTTCCGATTTGTTGCTGTAATGCTTCTTGTTGTACTCTATTATCTTTGTAGCcaataaaaaggaagaaggAAGGTGAGGAGAAGAGGATGACTCAGGAAGAGATGCTCCTAGAAGCAGCACAAACAGGTTAGTTATAAACAGTTAATGGAAGAAAATATCAtctatgaatttatgaaaatctTGTTGCAGACCATTTCCTACATGATCTCAACTTTAAGTATGTCACTGTACTTCCTGTTTTTGTAGAAATCATGAACTTGAGGAACCTAGAACGTGTTTTAGCTAGGGAGGAAGAAGTTAAGAAAAGAGCAATAGTGCATAAAGCTGTCTATACTGGGCCACAACTACGATATTTGTCAAAGGATGGTAAGTGTTTGCTTGTTGGTTATTGATCTATGATCTATCTTAGACTCCAGAAAAATTTCCGCAACCATTGACTTTGGCTGTTCCCTCGGTCAGTATTAGGACCAGATCATGCTGATCTATGTTTTTTTTGTAGGTTATTCATATCTGGAATTCAGTAAGGGAGTGTCCTTTCAGTCAGAGCTGTCTACCACATCTGTTCCATGTAAGTTGACTGTATCTAAGGTGGATATGAGTGAGTTTTTGCTAATAAAGCTGATGTAGCATCCAGTGAAAATGTGCTTAAtgacaaattattttctgttgttttgtTAGTGCTCATTGAActttttctaaattatgtTAGTGTTATCCCTGTGATTGCTTTTAGCATTCTGAAGTAATTTTGTGAAGTTGGGACATCCAAAGGTGAAtgcatattttgatttatttggtTTCCTGGTTTTAGAggatcattttcttttccttgagTAGGGTCTACTTTCCCTTATGGAGAAagtttttttgcccttttgaAGGAATACTTCATTTGCTAATTCTAGACagattaatttctttcagGATTATGGCCGCTATAAGTAAGAGCTCTCTATTCAGTTTCTTTTGTCTGAGATTACATGAATAAAGTTGATAACACCGAGTTGATTGTCTCCTATATTATTCTGGTTTTCTCTGAATTATCCtcccttttcttctttctgaTGGTTCGACACCATTAGGTTCTGCATCCTGCTGAGCATTTAACCTCTGACCCCTTTACATTATTGGTGACTTTCCTCAGTAATGGGTTGACCCTTCATAACCTGGGGTGTAATGATATAATTTGTTGCAGTTTGGATGTGCATGGCAATTATTTCTGTTGTATTTGACGTGGCATTTAGGTACCAACTTATTATTTGAATGAGATGATACCATTGTGTAAAACTAGGATGCCTGCTCAGCTGTTTCGcactttttccattttcccaACTTCTGTTTGATTGCTGTGGCCAATTATCATTTAATGCATTTGGACCAACaatttgtgtaattttataaagcgTATAATCTTCCGGAATAAAAGACATAAAGACCTCCAAACTTTTGCTAAAAGGACAAATAAACCCCCTCATTTTCGGGAGTGGACTTATGCACCTCatcagttaatttttatccttaaatgAACTTTTTGATCAGACTTGATATctacttttaataaaaaattgtcaatTGAGGGTATGAAGATCACTGTACAGGTCAAAACTATTGAAATAATCCATGCAAGGGTAAAAGTTAACAGATGGGGGTGCGTATATCCATTCTGGAGATGAGGGGGTGCATTTGTCCTTTAAATGAAAGTTTGGGGTGCATATGTCTTTTACCCAATTTTCCGAGAGATTCCACTTGTCCCTATAGTTAACTGATACCTTGATAATCCTTTGACCTTGCTTTTGTCTTAGAAACCAAATGCATATTCTATAGTTTGCAGTTTTTTCCCAAGGTTGATGTTGCAGTTACTGAGAGAAAAGCTTGGAACACTCATTTGAAGTTGTTTGTTATCCCTTATCATTCTGTTTGCTATTCCTTATCATTCTGTTTGCTCACAACATATTCTTCTAAGAACACATTTAGATGAGCTTGATGTTCTTGTGTGCACTGGGGTTgacttgtttaatttttttttgttatttatttcctttatcTATCTCTTTCCAGATCCAGAGAGGGCCGTTTGCGCAGTTACTGGATTGCCTGCCAAGTAAGAGGATGCTTTCATTTATGGCTTTTGCCAAGTCTTGCTGAGACAGTATATAAATTGCTTGctggattttttatttgaagaaccTACAATTGGCAATGAAGAATTGTCTGCTTGATGATACTTTCACTGAGTTTGTTATGATGTAGtgataattattgaaatacaCACTTCTAGGAATACTATGAAAAGAACAACTATTGCCACAGAAGAATTTATCCTGTTGTGGACAATGACTGTAAGCAACCTACTTCAAATTGGTGTAGGAGAATAAATAGAAGAGATCTATGAGGTAAGAGCTATTAGTTGACATATATCTATACTTTCATAAACAAACCTAGCCTCAAAGAAATGTAAATATATGTGGAGCGCAATGATTTATGAGGTTGTTCCAAATGATTGTTTGGATTGCCTTCGGAGGATAAATGGAATATCATTTATGAGGTTGCTGTATTGTTTTAAGAGAATGGATTTGTTGTCTGAAATAAATTACTTCGATCTGTTTGTTTGTTAAACGATTGATTGAAATAATGTGTGTGAATGGACATTTTAATGCTTTTGGTGCTCTCTCTTCCCCTTATCATTGTGTATATGTATGCATGTATGAATGTATGAATTTAGCACTTTAACTCTTTCGGTGCTCTCTCTCCCTCACGCTTT
It contains:
- the LOC102628304 gene encoding SWR1 complex subunit 2; protein product: METGTSSKEDAPVFLDRSSRVTRGKRMNKLLDDENEEDEAFWNQDALKEEENDDNYEEEQEIADEFDSDFDEDEPEPDEEVENEVDERVWTKKRLIFPGKPLTKKKKKKKILSKLDSPDKDVKSNEQSILPENHDVPNDVEGERIIRKSTRTAVVVRQAERDAIRAALQATMKPIKRKKEGEEKRMTQEEMLLEAAQTEIMNLRNLERVLAREEEVKKRAIVHKAVYTGPQLRYLSKDGYSYLEFSKGVSFQSELSTTSVPYPERAVCAVTGLPAKYRDPKTGLPYATKEAFKIIRERFVDKSSGIRKAMDMGTLFDSLSRKGFMATRRRSKSSNKNEKSYLRYSARFRRFPSLEIEVSD